ACAAAATGTGCTTGCCATCGCGCGCCCAAACCGCTCCATCAGCCTCTGTGGACAGCGAAGTAAGCTGACGGGCCTGCCCAGATGGCGCTCCGGAAGCGCTATCGAAGCCTTCAATCCATATTTGCGAGCCGCCAACAGCGCTTGATGTGTACGAAAAACTCTTTCCATCGGGCGAAAAACGTCCGCGATTCTCGCCGGCTTCGCCGCTCGTAACCTGCTTTGCGTCGCCTCCAGCGGCGGAAATAAGCCAAAGGTGAGGCTTACGGGTGTTCTCTGTGAGGCTTACATCGACGGCTGAGAACATGATCCAGCGCCCATCTGGCGACACTTGGGGGTCGCCTATGCGCTTTAACGCCATCATGTCTGCGAAGGTAAATGGACGTTTTTGGCCCATTGCGGCAGGATTTTGCCGTGCATTCTGCGCGACAAAGACGCTAGCCGACGCTATTAAGAACGCAAGAATACGGCGCATTCCGTTCTCCTAAGCACAAACCGGACAGTGTAACAAGCCTGAAATGCACAATAAGGACGCAAATAGACGCATTGTGCCGGACCTTTCCGGCGATTAACGAGCCGGTTTTGGTGCGTGTTTTACACCTGCCGGGAGGATTTTGGCTTACTTTTGTGTGACTTGCTGGAGCCAATTAGCGGCTACAATGTCAGTCCGGGAATACAGAATGCGGTCATTTAAACAGCTTTCAACCACACTTTTTGCAGCTTTCGCGTCACTTTTTTGGCTTTCCGGAGCCACTCAGGCGCAGTTTACGATCGGATCCGGCAATGCCCAGCAGATTCCCGACATCGCAAATGAGGGCTCCGGACCCATAGATCCGGCGCAACCGAAGGCCATTTCCGTCCAGGAAATCATCCAAAAATTCACCGCAAAGGAAGACGAATTCAAGCAAGCGCGCGACCATTACACCTGGACCGAGGACGTAAAGTACCAGCAAGTCGACGGCATCAGCGTCGTCGGAGAGTTCCGCCAGGTATCGGACATCATCTATGACGACCGCGGCCGCCGGCTGGAGAAGGTGAAATTCGCTCCGCAAGTCAGTCTCTACATCACCAAAGAAGATATCGACGACCTGCGCAAACGAACCGCCTTTTCGCTCACCACCGAAGAAATTCCCAAGTACCAGATCCTTTATGTAGGCCAACAGAAGGTAGACGAGCTGCAGACGTACGTCTTTGACGTCGCGCCCAAGACCATCGAGAAAGGACAGCGCTACTTCCAGGGTCGCATATGGGTCGATAACCAGGACCTGCAGATCGTCAAGACCTATGGAAAAGGCGTTCCCGATATAGGATTCAACCTGAGCCCCAAAAGGAAAAAGAAGCATCCGGAAGAAGAACAGCTCTTCCCGCACTTCGTGACCTATCGAGAACAGATCGAGGGCAAGTACTGGTTCCCAACTTACAGCAAAGCCGATGAAGTACTTCACTTCACCGGTAGCGACGCTCACGTAAAAGCCATCGTCAAGTACAGCGATTACAAACGCTTCGGCTCAAACGTAAACATCATCTACGGCAACGTCACCAAGAATAACGATCCGCAGAATCCTGGAGCGAAGCAGGGCCCACAGCCGAAATAGCTCGTTCGAGACGTGAGGTCCTCATAGCACTCAGGCGGACAGTCGCCATCGCAGGCCCTCGAAGCGCGCATAATCCCGGTCCAAGGTAATCCACTCACAGCCTGATTCGATCGCTAAGGCAGCGTACCAGGCATCGGCGACGAGGTTCCCGCGCGCATCGGCTTCTTTGCATAGCCTTATGAAAATCTCCCAGTGCTGCGCTCCTGGATGAGGAATAACAAATCTTTCTCTTTTCGCTACTCGTAGTAGTCTGTGATCTCGCGTTTCGAACCGGTATCAAGTAATGAGTAATCATTCGGCAAGGTCAATCCTGTGAGCACCCCAGCCACCGCACACGAAGAACGCATCACCTGGTGGACCGTCGTACGCGATGCCGTTCGCGGCACACATCACGATTACACCTCTGGACCAATTGCGCGGGCGGTCGTGCTTCTCGCCATCCCGATGATTCTCGAGATGATGATGGAGTCGGTCTTCGCAGTTTGCGATGTTTTCTTCGTTTCCCGTCTCGGACCTGACGCCACTGCGACCGTCGGCCTCACCGAGTCGATGCTCACGATTGTGTACACCGTGGCCATCGGACTCTCAATCGGCGTAGCGGCAACGGTCGCTCGGCGCATAGGGGAGAAGCGACCTGCGGCTGCGGCCGAAGCTGCGGTGCAAGGCATCGCGCTGGGACTCGGCGTGGCTGCGATCGTCGCCTTTCTCGGCGTGACTCTTGCTCCGCGCCTGCTGGCCATCATGGGAGCGTCATCTTCCGTGAGAGCGATCGGATCGAGCTACACGCGCGTAATGCTCGGCGGAAGCGCAAGCGTTCTTCTGCTCTTCCTGATCAACGCGATCTTCCGTGGCGCAGGTGATGCCGCGATCGCGATGCGGGTGCTATGGCTCGCCAATGCCATCAATATCGTGCTGGGCCCATGCCTCATCTTCGGCCTTGGTCCTTTCCCGCATCTCGGAGTCACCGGCGCGGCGGTTGCGACGACGATCGGACGCAGTACTGGAGTGCTCTTTCAGCTCTACCGTCTCGCGCGTGGCGACGCTCGAGTAACGGTAACGCGAATGAATCTTGCCCTGCGACCAGCGGTCATGGCCAATTTGGTCCGGCTTTCCGGATCGGGAACATTCCAGGTGTTAGTAGGAACGGCGAGCTATGTCGGCCTCGTGCGAATCCTCTCCACCTTCGGCAGTAACGCCGTCGCCGGCTACACCATCGCCATACGACTCGTAATCTTCTGGATGTTGCCGTCGTGGGGACTGTCGAACGCAGCCGCCACAATGGTGGGCCAATCACTCGGCGCCAAGGACCCCGATCGCGCCGAGCGGGCTGTCTGGATCGCCGCCAAGTACAACATGGCCGTACTCGGCTCCGTGGGATTCTTATTCATCGCGTTCGCAGGACCAATCGTCGGAGTGTTCACGCATCATCCTGAGGCAGCCTCCATCGGCGCGCAGGCGCTGCGCACGATGAGCTATGGCTTCGTCTTCTATGCCCTGGGAATGGTGCTCACACAATCGTTTAACGGCGCAGGCGATACCTGGACTCCCACCTGGATCAACCTCTTCTGCTTCTGGCTATGGGAGATTCCGCTCGCTTATGTTCTGGCGCGAATCCTGAACTTTGGACCGCTTGGCGTCTTCCTCGCAATCATGATCGGCTATTCGACACTTGCTCTCATAAGCACGGTCCTTTTCCGCCGCGGAGCGTGGAAGGTGC
The sequence above is drawn from the Acidobacteriota bacterium genome and encodes:
- a CDS encoding MATE family efflux transporter codes for the protein MSTPATAHEERITWWTVVRDAVRGTHHDYTSGPIARAVVLLAIPMILEMMMESVFAVCDVFFVSRLGPDATATVGLTESMLTIVYTVAIGLSIGVAATVARRIGEKRPAAAAEAAVQGIALGLGVAAIVAFLGVTLAPRLLAIMGASSSVRAIGSSYTRVMLGGSASVLLLFLINAIFRGAGDAAIAMRVLWLANAINIVLGPCLIFGLGPFPHLGVTGAAVATTIGRSTGVLFQLYRLARGDARVTVTRMNLALRPAVMANLVRLSGSGTFQVLVGTASYVGLVRILSTFGSNAVAGYTIAIRLVIFWMLPSWGLSNAAATMVGQSLGAKDPDRAERAVWIAAKYNMAVLGSVGFLFIAFAGPIVGVFTHHPEAASIGAQALRTMSYGFVFYALGMVLTQSFNGAGDTWTPTWINLFCFWLWEIPLAYVLARILNFGPLGVFLAIMIGYSTLALISTVLFRRGAWKVQKV